A window of the Fibrobacter sp. UWB2 genome harbors these coding sequences:
- the trxA gene encoding thioredoxin, translating to MAELNITRENFEQEVLKSDKPVLIDFWAQWCGPCRMLSPTISEIAEEYKDKVKVCKVNVDEEGDLAAMFRVSSIPLLVVMKDGKVTNSAVGVRPKDQIVKMI from the coding sequence ATGGCTGAATTAAACATCACTAGAGAAAACTTTGAACAAGAAGTCCTCAAATCCGACAAGCCCGTTCTGATTGATTTCTGGGCTCAATGGTGCGGCCCATGCCGCATGCTCTCGCCCACCATCTCGGAAATTGCCGAGGAATACAAGGACAAAGTCAAGGTCTGCAAGGTCAACGTCGATGAAGAAGGTGATCTCGCCGCCATGTTCCGCGTGTCTAGCATCCCGCTGCTCGTGGTCATGAAAGACGGCAAAGTCACAAACTCCGCAGTTGGCGTCCGCCCGAAAGACCAAATCGTCAAAATGATATAA